In Malassezia japonica chromosome 2, complete sequence, one DNA window encodes the following:
- the SER1 gene encoding phosphoserine transaminase (BUSCO:EOG09262B1U; COG:E; EggNog:ENOG503NUNH): protein MSSTAARDQTINLGAGPSTLPTPVLLEASRGIIDYEGTGMGLTELSHRSSTFKNLLQEAEDNLRKLLDIPEEYAVLFLQGGGTEQFSATLLNMLAAHAARNPSYQGTPPVDYVVSGAWSSKAIKEAQRLTPRVNIACDMRPIISDTNAKVPPPEEWKLSPVDEAPAMLYYCDNETIGGFELPQDFIARLPQAYRERVPIVADCSSNILSRPIDVRKHAVVYFGAQKNIGPSGLTMAVVRRDLVVDPDAVRTSYTPLIPTTLVYKNAVDNESLYNTPPMFPIYVSALVFRRLLDEGGVPGAQQRAEERSRIVYDALHAHSSTFRPLVAHADYRSKMNITFRVLGANGEPSDEAEAKFIKLCGEHHIVQVKGHRSVGGLRTSFYNASTLEDAKTLVAVMEQFAKV, encoded by the coding sequence ATGTCTTCGACGGCTGCGCGCGATCAGACCATCAACCTGGGCGCTGGCCCCTCGACGCTGCCTACCCCTGTGCTTCTGGAGGCTTCACGTGGTATCATCGACTATGAAGGAACGGGTATGGGGCTTACCGAGCTGAGCCACCGCTCGTCCACCTTCAAGAACCTGCTGcaggaggccgaggacaacctgcgcaagctgctcgacatTCCCGAGGAGTACGCGGTGCTCTTTTTGcagggcggcggcacggagCAGTTCTCTGCGACGTTGCTCAACATGCTTGCTGCACACGCCGCACGCAACCCCTCGTACCAGGGCACGCCCCCGGTGGACTACGTCGTGAGCGGAGCGTGGTCGAGCAAGGCGAtcaaagaggcgcagcgcctcacGCCGCGTGTGAACATCGCCTGCGACATGCGCCCGATCATCTCGGACACGAACGCCAaggtgccgccgccggagGAGTGGAAGCTGAGCCCGGTCGACGAAGCGCCGGCGATGCTCTACTACTGCGACAACGAGACTATCGGCGGCTTCGAGTTGCCTCAGGACTTTatcgcgcgcctgccgcagGCCtaccgcgagcgcgtgccgatcgTGGCCGACTGCTCGTCCAACATTCTCAGCCGCCCGATTGACGTGCGCAAGCACGCCGTGGTTTACTTTGGTGCGCAAAAGAACATTGGCCCGAGCGGTCTGACGAtggccgtcgtgcgccgcgacctggTCGTGGACCCTgatgcggtgcgcacgtcgtacACGCCGCTGATTCCCACGACGCTCGTGTACAAGAACGCGGTGGACAATGAATCGCTATACAACACGCCACCCATGTTCCCGATCTACGTCTCGGCATTGGTCTTCCGCAGGCTGCTGGACGAGGGCGGTGTTCcaggcgcgcagcagcgcgccgaggagcgcagcaGGATCGtgtacgacgcgctgcacgcgcacTCGTCGACCTTCCGCCCGCTCGTCGCCCACGCCGACTATCGCAGCAAGATGAATATTACGTtccgcgtgctcggcgcgaacggcgagccgtcggacgaggccgaggccaagtTCATCAAGCTCTGTGGCGAACACCACATCGTCCAGGTCAAGGGACACCGCTCGGTCGGCGGTCTGCGCACTTCGTTCTACAACGCTTCGACGCTGGAAGACGCCAAGACGCTCGTGGCGGTCATGGAACAGTTTGCTAAGGTATAG
- a CDS encoding DNA helicase (BUSCO:EOG09262NIR; COG:K; EggNog:ENOG503P3UN), translated as MSAFEDDVEAIPEPATEPSTSALRHNNPDRDLSPEPDQDLNTSRGAHQVWLVKVPKFLIDGWSQVHQDDVRLGTVRVYDPDNEGNQRMELLLPDGPQPAIPVTDPSQRAQYSHVPRAYDMRLTSSTQDTYVKNLYAFQEQLLDDDEGSDANDDDDVAEMSATDFYRKRALGAGPARTPNKKKRVTALTGTVSNETALQPKRTMPVKAESKKPMLGSRSLITPEYREILRNRHKSSTTPKRSVKMMEESDAGVNNMLAAGVGKGHVKSRAANLVAQASQARSNQPPEKFARMPRNELLDLLFTLFDRYKHWSLKRLREETQQPYDYLRQVLQSICDQHHNGPYAGTWSLKREYSEARREEPSSSAAPAPPKSKEGEDADMEDVI; from the exons ATGTCCGCCTTTGAggacgacgtcgaggcgatCCCCGAGCCTGCCACCGAGCCGAGCACTTCGGCGTTGCGGCACAATAACCCGGACCGTGACCTCTCGCCAGAGCCCGACCAGGACCTGAACACCTCCCGCGGTGCACACCAGGTCTGGCTCGTCAAGGTCCCCAAATTTCTCATTGACGGATGGAGCCAGGTGCACCAGGACGatgtgcgcctcggcacggtgcGCGTATACGA CCCCGACAACGAGGGAAACCAGCGCAtggagctgctgctccCAGACGGCCCCCAGCCCGCGATTCCGGTCACGGACCCGAGCCAGCGTGCACAGTACAGCCACGTCCCGCGTGCCTACGATATGCGGctcacgtcgagcacgcagGATACGTACGTGAAAAATTTGTACGCGTTCCAGGAGCAGCTCCTGGATGACGACGAGGGCAGCGATGCcaacgacgacgacgatgtGGCGGAAATGAGCGCGACCGACTTTTACCGCAAGCgcgccctcggcgcgggGCCCGCCCGTACGCCGAACAAGAAGAAAC GTGTCACTGCGCTCACCGGCACCGTGTCGAACGAAACCGCACTGCAGCCGAAGCGCACGATGCCGGTCAAGGCCGAGTCCAAGAAGCCGAtgctcggctcgcgctcgctgaTCACGCCCGAGTACCGCGAGATCCTCCGCAACCGCCACaagagctcgacgacgccaaAGCGCAGCGTCAAGATGATGGAGGAGTCGGACGCGGGTGTGAACAATATGCTTGCTGCGGGTGTCGGCAAGGGCCACGTCAAGTCGCGTGCGGCGAACCTCGTGGCGCAGGCCTCGCAGGCGCGCTCGAACCAGCCCCCGGAGAAGTTTGCGCGTATGCCCCGCAACGAActgctcgacctgctctTTACGCTCTTTGACCGCTACAAGCACTGGTCGCTCAAGCGGCTGCGTGAGGAGACGCAGCAGCCGTACGACTACCTGCGCCAGGTCCTGCAGTCGATCTGCGACCAGCACCACAACGGGCCGTACGCAGGTACGTGGAGCCTGAAGCGGGAGTACAGCGAGGCACGGCGCGAGGAGCCATCGTCtagcgccgcgcccgcgccgccaaaGTCAAAAGAGGGCGAGGATGCCGACATGGAAGACGTGATCTGA
- a CDS encoding RING-type E3 ubiquitin transferase (COG:O; EggNog:ENOG503Q50J) gives MDDEAPAPDISAVQFDEQNCAICLEPVSDRCVLPRCFHSCFCFHCIVEWIDTQLTKKTCPLCVTPLGPYILHNLDPTVHKFALHYVTDKPPPQPDSEPDEEVEEDEAPGRPAVPCTDPRTNLENLRRREEQRHRRKMNQALEKRRRIYRHQSYAKHVASNRYTKYRPYPGPAGFRANPTYARLLSVFLQRELQVWPHLDIPFLSFYIPALLSHVDVRSDAVKERLTEWIGNANDAQHLVHEIEMFVRSGRGGLGLDQYDSSPWVQYDEPSVARAM, from the coding sequence atggacgacgaggcgcccgctCCGGATATTTCTGCCGTGCAGTTTGACGAGCAGAACTGCGCAATATGCCTCGAGCCAGTATCGGACCGCTGCGTCCTTCCGCGGTGTTTTCACTCGTGCTTTTGCTTCCATTGCATTGTAGAATGGATCGATACCCAGCTAACCAAAAAGACGTGCCCCCTCTGCGTCACGCCACTCGGTCCCTATATCCTGCATAACCTCGATCCGACCGTGCACAAGTTTGCACTGCATTATGTGACGGacaagccgccgccgcagcccgaCTCGGAACCAGACGAAGAGGTggaagaggacgaggcgcccggCCGCCCAGCCGTCCCCTGCACGGATCCCCGCACGAATCTCGAAAAtctgcgccggcgcgaaGAGCAGAGACACCGGCGTAAGATGAACCAAGCGCTTGAAAAGCGGCGGCGTATCTACCGCCACCAATCCTACGCGAAACACGTCGCGTCGAATCGGTATACCAAGTACCGGCCCTACCCCGGCCCGGCAGGTTTCCGGGCGAACCCCACCTATGCGCGGCTGCTGTCCGTCTTTttgcagcgcgagctgcaagTGTGGCCGCACCTTGATATCCCCTTTCTCTCGTTCTATATCCCTGCGCTCCTGTCCCACGTGGACGTGCGCTCCGACGCGGTGAAAGAGCGCCTTACCGAGTGGATTGGCAATGCGAATGATGCGCAGCATCTCGTGCACGAGATCGAGATGTTtgtgcgcagcggccgcggaggcctcggcctcgaccagTACGACAGCAGTCCTTGGGTGCAGTACGACGAACCGAGCGTGGCTCGGGCTATGTAA